A region from the Triticum urartu cultivar G1812 chromosome 1, Tu2.1, whole genome shotgun sequence genome encodes:
- the LOC125546264 gene encoding uncharacterized protein LOC125546264, whose amino-acid sequence MDEVWPWLATLPPPGAGTGTATASIPLAASPEAEGASIVLQADCTTTADGGTAVVAFSIAVDSANGVARRVLWTSEAFAAASEVAPRLLLLAQLLDEVTALSPSITSLRREPDASSSESKLLDAEVVSAVIAATGVDDGSHFFSLALLMRLFWLCALEAPADLGFLFFQALSTDIERALAGCAPAALGGLLLSVGPDVEERFMRSLGYMLAKWCLLREMQSAPKPPAKPDVACLSYATEVHGLWVLRGYAPVLAIPRVAGATSLATITALPHELPEEPALRYGLVHQQLEAVAQVEYAVSVRDNGFIVVGVHVDNIRVRVVRLGYSKKDDTGTGEDDVDDDHVLDGERHFPSRIRLWVGPRFGSSYATGPSLGRSTGNPEREVETTRIVKGAFSGATKLGGDPRVKAKMRSSSRARNRSWRWEQEAEGSAGVFEGVLCDPATGTEVSSWRPGSREADPRSGMRRRYGGPGRAFSKMRGLVVAGDELPEEVTWRVGREAEGRTMRWRLGLKVWLSYLPNEVRSRHFETRCVEWAHEVELPLMATTPL is encoded by the coding sequence ATGGACGAGGTGTGGCCGTGGCTGGCCACCCTCCCTCCTCCCGGCGCTGGCACCGGCACCGCCACGGCATCCATCCCCCTCGCCGCCTCCCCCGAGGCCGAGGGCGCCTCCATCGTCCTGCAGGCCGACTGCACCACCACCGCCGACGGCGGCACGGCCGTCGTCGCTTTCTCCATCGCCGTAGACAGTGCCAACGGCGTAGCTCGCCGCGTACTCTGGACGTCCGAGGCATTCGCGGCAGCCTCCGAGGTCGCCCCGCGGCTGCTGCTTCTGGCCCAGCTGCTCGACGAGGTGACCGCGCTCTCGCCGTCCATCACTTCCTTGAGAAGAGAACCGGACGCGTCGTCGTCGGAGTCGAAGCTGCTGGACGCGGAGGTCGTGTCCGCCGTCATCGCGGCCACGGGCGTCGATGATGGCTCACACTTCTTCTCGCTGGCGCTGCTCATGCGTCTCTTCTGGCTGTGCGCCCTGGAGGCCCCCGCGGACCTTGGGTTCCTCTTCTTCCAAGCTCTTAGCACGGACATCGAGCGCGCCCTCGCCGGCTGCGCCCCGGCGGCGCTCGGCGGGCTGCTGCTCTCCGTCGGCCCGGACGTCGAGGAGCGGTTCATGCGGTCGCTCGGCTACATGCTGGCCAAGTGGTGCCTGCTGCGGGAGATGCAGTCGGCGCCCAAGCCGCCGGCCAAGCCCGACGTCGCGTGCCTGTCGTACGCCACGGAGGTGCACGGCCTCTGGGTGCTGAGAGGGTACGCGCCGGTGCTCGCCATCCCCCGCGTCGCTGGTGCGACATCGCTGGCGACGATCACGGCCTTGCCTCATGAGCTGCCGGAGGAGCCGGCGCTGCGGTACGGCCTGGTGCACCAGCAGCTGGAGGCCGTGGCCCAGGTGGAGTACGCGGTGAGCGTGCGAGACAATGGCTTCATCGTCGTCGGTGTGCACGTCGACAACATACGGGTGCGCGTCGTGCGGCTCGGGTATAGTAAGAAGGACGACACCGGCACTGGGGAAGACGACGTCGACGACGACCATGTCTTGGACGGCGAGAGGCATTTCCCGTCGCGTATCCGGCTCTGGGTCGGCCCTAGGTTCGGCTCGTCCTACGCCACGGGCCCGAGCCTGGGCCGGTCGACGGGGAACCCGGAGCGGGAGGTCGAGACGACGCGCATCGTCAAGGGCGCCTTCTCCGGCGCCACCAAGCTCGGCGGCGACCCGAGGGTGAAGGCGAAGATGCGCTCGTCGTCGCGGGCACGGAACCGGAGCTGGCGGTGGGAGCAGGAGGCGGAGGGCAGCGCCGGCGTGTTCGAGGGCGTGCTGTGCGACCCGGCCACCGGGACGGAGGTCTCGTCGTGGCGCCCGGGCAGCAGAGAGGCCGACCCGCGCAGCGGCATGAGGCGCCGGTACGGGGGCCCCGGGCGAGCGTTCAGCAAGATGCGGGGGCTGGTGGTGGCCGGCGACGAGCTGCCGGAGGAGGTGACGTGGAGGGTAGGGAGGGAGGCGGAGGGGAGGACCATGAGGTGGCGCCTGGGGCTCAAGGTCTGGCTGAGCTACCTGCCCAACGAGGTGAGGAGCCGTCATTTCGAGACCAGGTGCGTCGAGTGGGCGCACGAGGTCGAGCTACCGCTAATGGCGACGACTCCATTGTAA